Proteins from a single region of Macaca thibetana thibetana isolate TM-01 chromosome 4, ASM2454274v1, whole genome shotgun sequence:
- the PPP2R5D gene encoding serine/threonine-protein phosphatase 2A 56 kDa regulatory subunit delta isoform isoform X1: MPYKLKKEKEPPKVAKCTAKPTSSGKDGGGENTEEAQPQPQPQPQPQAQSQPPSSNKRPSNSTPPPTQLSKIKYSGGPQIVKKERRQSSSRFNLSKNRELQKLPALKDSPTQEREELFIQKLRQCCVLFDFVSDPLSDLKFKEVKRAGLNEMVEYITHSRDVVTEAIYPEAVTMFSVNLFRTLPPSSNPTGAEFDPEEDEPTLEAAWPHLQLVYEFFLRFLESPDFQPNIAKKYIDQKFVLALLDLFDSEDPRERDFLKTILHRIYGKFLGLRAYIRRQINHIFYRFIYETEHHNGIAELLEILGSIINGFALPLKEEHKMFLIRVLLPLHKVKSLSVYHPQLAYCVVQFLEKESSLTEPVIVGLLKFWPKTHSPKEVMFLNELEEILDVIEPSEFSKVMEPLFRQLAKCVSSPHFQVAERALYYWNNEYIMSLISDNAARVLPIMFPALYRNSKSHWNKTIHGLIYNALKLFMEMNQKLFDDCTQQYKAEKQKGRFRMKEREEMWQKIEELARLNPQYPMFRAPPPLPPVYSMETETPTAEDIQLLKRTVETEAVQMLKDIKKEKVLLRRKSELPQDVYTIKALEAHKRAEEFLTASQEAL, translated from the exons ATGCCCTATAAACTGAAAAAGGAGAAG GAGCCCCCCAAGGTTGCCAAGTGCACAGCCAAGCCTACCAGCTCGGGCAAGGATGGTGGAGGCGAGAACACTGAGGAG GCCCAGCcgcagccccagcctcagccccagccccaagcCCAGTCTCAGCCACCATCGTCCAACAAGCGTCCCAGCAATAGCACGCCGCCCCCCACGCAGCTCAGCAAAATCAAGTACTCAGGGGGGCCCCAGATTGTCAAGAAGGAGCGACGGCAAAGCTCCTCCCGCTTCAACCTCAGCAAGAATCGAGAGCTGCAGAAGCTTCCTGCCCTGAAAG ATTCGCCAACCCAGGAGCGGGAGGAGCTGTTTATCCAGAAGCTACGCCAGTGCTGTGTCCTCTTTGACTTCGTGTCAGACCCACTCAGTGACCTCAAATTCAAGGAGGTGAAGCGGGCAGGACTCAACGAGATGGTGGAGTACATCACCCATAGCCGTGATGTTGTCACTGAGGCCATTTACCCTGAGGCTGTCACCATG TTTTCAGTGAACCTCTTCCGGACGCTGCCACCTTCATCGAATCCCACAGGGGCTGAGTTTGACCCAGAAGAAGATGAGCCCACCCTGGAAGCTGCTTGGCCACATCTCCAG CTCGTGTATGAGTTCTTCTTACGTTTCCTTGAGTCTCCTGATTTCCAGCCAAACATAGCCAAGAAGTACATCGACCAGAAGTTTGTACTTGCT CTCCTAGACCTATTTGACAGTGAGGATCCTCGAGAGCGGGACTTCCTCAAGACCATTTTGCACCGCATCTATGGCAAGTTTTTGGGGCTCCGGGCTTATATCCGTAGGCAGATCAACCACATCTTCTACAG GTTCATCTATGAGACGGAGCATCACAACGGGATTGCTGAGCTCCTGGAGATCCTGGGCAG CATCATCAATGGCTTTGCCCTGCCCCTTAAAGAAGAGCACAAGATGTTCCTCATCCGtgtcctgcttccccttcacaaGGTCAAGTCCCTGAGTGTCTACCACCCTCAG CTGGCATACTGTGTGGTACAATTCCTGGAGAAGGAGAGCAGTCTGACTGAGCCG GTAATTGTGGGACTTCTCAAGTTTTGGCCTAAGACCCACAGCCCCAAGGAGGTGATGTTCTTGAATGAGCTGGAGGAGATTCTGGACGTCATTGAACCTTCCGAGTTCAGCAAAGTGATGGAACCCCTCTTCCGCCAGCTGGCCAAGTGTGTCTCTAGCCCCCATTTCCAG GTGGCAGAGCGTGCTCTCTATTACTGGAACAATGAGTACATCATGAGCCTGATAAGTGACAATGCTGCCCGAGTCCTCCCCATCATGTTCCCTGCACTCTACAGGAACTCCAAGAGCCACTGGAACAA GACAATCCATGGACTGATCTACAATGCCCTGAAGCTGTTTATGGAAATGAATCAGAAGCTGTTTGATGACTGCACACAACAATACAAGGCAGAGAAGCAGAA GGGCCGGTTCCGaatgaaggaaagggaagagatgtGGCAAAAAATTGAGGAGCTGGCCCGGCTTAATCCCCAG TATCCCATGTTCCGAGCTCCTCCACCACTGCCCCCTGTGTATTCGATGGAGACAGAGACCCCCACAGCTGAGGACATCCAGCTTCTGAAGAGGACTGTGGAGACTGAGGCTGTGCAG ATGCTAAAAGACATCAAGAAGGAGAAAGTGCTGCTGCGGAGGAAGTCGGAGCTGCCCCAGGACGTGTACACCATCAAGGCACTGGAAGCGCACAAGCGGGCGGAAGAGTTTCTAACTGCCAGCCAGGAGGCTCTCTGA
- the PPP2R5D gene encoding serine/threonine-protein phosphatase 2A 56 kDa regulatory subunit delta isoform isoform X2 translates to MPYKLKKEKEPPKVAKCTAKPTSSGKDGGGENTEELSKIKYSGGPQIVKKERRQSSSRFNLSKNRELQKLPALKDSPTQEREELFIQKLRQCCVLFDFVSDPLSDLKFKEVKRAGLNEMVEYITHSRDVVTEAIYPEAVTMFSVNLFRTLPPSSNPTGAEFDPEEDEPTLEAAWPHLQLVYEFFLRFLESPDFQPNIAKKYIDQKFVLALLDLFDSEDPRERDFLKTILHRIYGKFLGLRAYIRRQINHIFYRFIYETEHHNGIAELLEILGSIINGFALPLKEEHKMFLIRVLLPLHKVKSLSVYHPQLAYCVVQFLEKESSLTEPVIVGLLKFWPKTHSPKEVMFLNELEEILDVIEPSEFSKVMEPLFRQLAKCVSSPHFQVAERALYYWNNEYIMSLISDNAARVLPIMFPALYRNSKSHWNKTIHGLIYNALKLFMEMNQKLFDDCTQQYKAEKQKGRFRMKEREEMWQKIEELARLNPQYPMFRAPPPLPPVYSMETETPTAEDIQLLKRTVETEAVQMLKDIKKEKVLLRRKSELPQDVYTIKALEAHKRAEEFLTASQEAL, encoded by the exons ATGCCCTATAAACTGAAAAAGGAGAAG GAGCCCCCCAAGGTTGCCAAGTGCACAGCCAAGCCTACCAGCTCGGGCAAGGATGGTGGAGGCGAGAACACTGAGGAG CTCAGCAAAATCAAGTACTCAGGGGGGCCCCAGATTGTCAAGAAGGAGCGACGGCAAAGCTCCTCCCGCTTCAACCTCAGCAAGAATCGAGAGCTGCAGAAGCTTCCTGCCCTGAAAG ATTCGCCAACCCAGGAGCGGGAGGAGCTGTTTATCCAGAAGCTACGCCAGTGCTGTGTCCTCTTTGACTTCGTGTCAGACCCACTCAGTGACCTCAAATTCAAGGAGGTGAAGCGGGCAGGACTCAACGAGATGGTGGAGTACATCACCCATAGCCGTGATGTTGTCACTGAGGCCATTTACCCTGAGGCTGTCACCATG TTTTCAGTGAACCTCTTCCGGACGCTGCCACCTTCATCGAATCCCACAGGGGCTGAGTTTGACCCAGAAGAAGATGAGCCCACCCTGGAAGCTGCTTGGCCACATCTCCAG CTCGTGTATGAGTTCTTCTTACGTTTCCTTGAGTCTCCTGATTTCCAGCCAAACATAGCCAAGAAGTACATCGACCAGAAGTTTGTACTTGCT CTCCTAGACCTATTTGACAGTGAGGATCCTCGAGAGCGGGACTTCCTCAAGACCATTTTGCACCGCATCTATGGCAAGTTTTTGGGGCTCCGGGCTTATATCCGTAGGCAGATCAACCACATCTTCTACAG GTTCATCTATGAGACGGAGCATCACAACGGGATTGCTGAGCTCCTGGAGATCCTGGGCAG CATCATCAATGGCTTTGCCCTGCCCCTTAAAGAAGAGCACAAGATGTTCCTCATCCGtgtcctgcttccccttcacaaGGTCAAGTCCCTGAGTGTCTACCACCCTCAG CTGGCATACTGTGTGGTACAATTCCTGGAGAAGGAGAGCAGTCTGACTGAGCCG GTAATTGTGGGACTTCTCAAGTTTTGGCCTAAGACCCACAGCCCCAAGGAGGTGATGTTCTTGAATGAGCTGGAGGAGATTCTGGACGTCATTGAACCTTCCGAGTTCAGCAAAGTGATGGAACCCCTCTTCCGCCAGCTGGCCAAGTGTGTCTCTAGCCCCCATTTCCAG GTGGCAGAGCGTGCTCTCTATTACTGGAACAATGAGTACATCATGAGCCTGATAAGTGACAATGCTGCCCGAGTCCTCCCCATCATGTTCCCTGCACTCTACAGGAACTCCAAGAGCCACTGGAACAA GACAATCCATGGACTGATCTACAATGCCCTGAAGCTGTTTATGGAAATGAATCAGAAGCTGTTTGATGACTGCACACAACAATACAAGGCAGAGAAGCAGAA GGGCCGGTTCCGaatgaaggaaagggaagagatgtGGCAAAAAATTGAGGAGCTGGCCCGGCTTAATCCCCAG TATCCCATGTTCCGAGCTCCTCCACCACTGCCCCCTGTGTATTCGATGGAGACAGAGACCCCCACAGCTGAGGACATCCAGCTTCTGAAGAGGACTGTGGAGACTGAGGCTGTGCAG ATGCTAAAAGACATCAAGAAGGAGAAAGTGCTGCTGCGGAGGAAGTCGGAGCTGCCCCAGGACGTGTACACCATCAAGGCACTGGAAGCGCACAAGCGGGCGGAAGAGTTTCTAACTGCCAGCCAGGAGGCTCTCTGA
- the MEA1 gene encoding male-enhanced antigen 1: MGPEGHLSGAPARMATVVLGGDTMGPERIFPNQTEELGPHQGPSEGTGDWSSEEPEEEQEETGSGPAGYSYQPLNQDPEQEEVELAPVGDGDVVADIQDRIQALGLHLPDPPLESEDEDEEGATALNNHSSIPMDPEHVELVKRTMAGVSLPAPGVPAWAREISDAQWEDVVQKALQARQASPAWK, from the exons ATGGGGCCTGAAGGGCATCTGTCAGGCG CCCCTGCCCGGATGGCAACAGTAGTTCTAGGGGGAGACACCATGGGCCCTGAGCGTATCTTCCCCAATCAGACTGAGGAACTGGGACCACATCAGGGCCCTTCAGAAGGCACTGGGGATTGGAGCAGTGAGGAGCCtgaggaagagcaggaggaaaCGGGGTCGGGCCCAGCTGGCTACTCCTACCAGCCCCTGAACCAAGATCCTGAACAAGAGGAGGTGGAACTGGCACCAGTGGGGGATGGAGATGTAGTTGCTGACATCCAGGATCGAATCCAG GCCCTGGGGCTTCATTTGCCAGACCCACCATTAGAGAgtgaagatgaagatgaggagGGAGCTACAGCGTTGAACAACCACAGCTCTATTCCCATGGACCCAG AACATGTAGAGCTGGTGAAAAGGACGATGGCTGGAGTAAGCCTGCCTGCGCCAGGGGTTCCTGCCTGGGCTCGGGAGATATCGGATGCCCAGTGGGAAGATGTGGTACAGAAAGCCCTCCAAGCCCGGCAGGCATCCCCTGCTTGGAAGTGA